In the genome of Pangasianodon hypophthalmus isolate fPanHyp1 chromosome 23, fPanHyp1.pri, whole genome shotgun sequence, one region contains:
- the LOC113546219 gene encoding 4-galactosyl-N-acetylglucosaminide 3-alpha-L-fucosyltransferase 9-like, giving the protein MTACLLTFTGTMSNKSGCKLCRSVWHATLLLSTLLIGLLYYTPSFRCMTQELEEPIMNPAHRPVLVLIWLWPFNQTFDLDLCSSHFNIHSCVLTADRNFFDKADGVLIHHRDIAWDASNLPQFLRPPHQKWIWMNSESPSNTARIPGLDNLFNISLSYRKDADISVPYGSLVPVDHQFEDIVDFLPSEKDKLVCWIVSNYKPEHGRVQYYQQLRKYVQIHVYGDWFEKHVSEEEYKDIISSCKFYLSFENSVHKDYITEKLFNALDLGAVPIVFGPSRQNYERFVPGDAFIHVDDFPSMRALARHLFFLHRNEALYLRYFRWRRRFRVKMSSFPVENACQCCEYIRRNRQYQVLTNLYQWYWDTSEGLDLPPSFY; this is encoded by the coding sequence atgacCGCTTGTTTGCTCACATTCACAGGGACAATGTCGAACAAATCGGGGTGTAAGTTGTGTCGTTCTGTGTGGCACGCGACCTTGCTGCTGTCCACCTTGCTCATCGGTTTGCTCTACTACACCCCTTCCTTTCGATGTATGACACAAGAACTTGAAGAACCCATCATGAACCCTGCACACCGTCCCGTCTTGGTGCTCATCTGGCTCTGGCCCTTTAACCAGACCTTTGACCTTGACCTCTGCAGCTCCCACTTCAACATTCACAGCTGTGTCTTAACAGCCGACCGGAATTTCTTTGATAAAGCCGATGGTGTCCTGATCCACCACCGGGACATCGCTTGGGATGCGTCGAATCTCCCGCAGTTTCTTCGGCCGCCCCATCAGAAGTGGATCTGGATGAATTCCGAGTCGCCGTCGAACACGGCCCGGATCCCCGGCCTCGACAACCTGTTTAACATCTCGCTGAGTTACCGCAAAGACGCCGACATCAGCGTGCCTTATGGCTCTCTGGTTCCAGTTGACCACCAGTTTGAGGACATTGTGGACTTTCTACCTTCTGAAAAGGACAAGCTAGTCTGCTGGATCGTTAGCAACTACAAGCCAGAACACGGGAGGGTGCAGTACTACCAGCAGCTGCGCAAGTACGTCCAGATTCATGTCTACGGCGACTGGTTCGAGAAGCACGTTTCCGAAGAAGAGTACAAAGACATCATCTCGAGCTGCAAGTTCTACCTGTCCTTCGAGAACTCCGTGCACAAGGACTACATCACAGAGAAACTGTTCAACGCCCTGGATCTGGGGGCCGTCCCCATCGTCTTCGGCCCGTCCAGGCAGAACTACGAGCGCTTCGTCCCCGGCGACGCCTTCATCCACGTGGACGACTTCCCTTCCATGAGGGCTCTGGCTAGGCATCTCTTCTTTTTGCACCGAAACGAAGCCTTGTATCTCAGGTACTTCAGGTGGAGGAGACGTTTCCGAGTAAAGATGTCTTCCTTCCCGGTGGAAAACGCGTGCCAGTGTTGCGAGTACATCCGACGGAACAGGCAGTATCAGGTGCTTACAAATCTGTATCAGTGGTACTGGGATACGAGCGAAGGACTTGACCTGCCACCGTCCTTCTACTAA